One Kineosporia corallincola DNA window includes the following coding sequences:
- a CDS encoding acyltransferase family protein, with product MKHAPIDAPPPAGGARTTQASSHRSDIQGLRAVAVLMVLLYHTGLGPSGGFIGVDVFFVLSGFLITGLLIREHDRTGRIALLTFWARRARRLLPAGVLVLLVTCLVARWWLPAARWESIGQDAIAASAYFINWRLAAGSVDYLSEGAAASPLQHYWSLAIEEQFYLAWPLLITLLLIPRSRRPAAAVIGLVIAGSFTLALLTYGPQTYFTTHTRVWELAAGALCAVVMSRRSGQPRWGGAMSWLGLALTVGALFVVRPETMWPGPLTAVVVAGTVLVLRFGEAPRGTGRLLSVRPLTWLGDISYSLYLWHWPLVVFAERDGVLTLAEGAGVAVVSVLLAAVTYVLVERPARTARFWLPTRLGIAGGLTLVLVAAGSGSALSQSRSITEAKDPAGAAAVQTVQTSATTLSPPPEEAEDDSGDIYRRDCPSNYEDTSVRPCVFDYSTGAADPVVAVVGDSKAGQWVPALEEIAKQHHWKLISITKAGCPFSDITRLEGKPLTEYTACVTWNQAAVQELRTLAPDVLFTTQLGTYITTKNGEQLDGEANREEEIRGLSARIDEVTAAGIPVVTFAETPHLPQFAPDCVSLHLNDLTACAVDRAEAFANSGIVKEASERSDVPMLDLTDSICAPTQCAVVIGDVLAYRDDHHLTATFARTLAPFVEQRLGAALESEPTVRSELLD from the coding sequence GTGAAGCACGCACCCATCGACGCGCCCCCGCCAGCGGGTGGCGCCCGGACGACCCAGGCGTCGTCCCATCGCAGTGACATCCAGGGACTGCGCGCCGTTGCCGTGCTCATGGTGCTCCTGTACCACACGGGTCTCGGGCCCAGCGGTGGATTCATCGGGGTGGACGTCTTCTTCGTCCTGTCCGGGTTCCTCATCACCGGGCTGCTGATCCGCGAGCACGACCGCACCGGCCGCATCGCGCTGCTCACCTTCTGGGCCCGGCGGGCGCGGCGTCTGCTGCCCGCCGGGGTGCTGGTGCTGCTGGTCACCTGTCTGGTGGCGCGCTGGTGGCTGCCGGCGGCCCGCTGGGAGAGCATCGGGCAGGACGCGATCGCGGCCAGCGCCTACTTCATCAACTGGCGGCTGGCGGCGGGCTCGGTCGACTACCTCAGCGAGGGGGCGGCCGCCAGCCCCTTGCAGCACTACTGGTCGCTGGCCATCGAGGAGCAGTTCTACCTGGCCTGGCCGCTGCTGATCACACTGCTGCTGATCCCGCGCAGCCGCCGCCCGGCCGCCGCGGTGATCGGCCTGGTGATCGCCGGGTCGTTCACCCTGGCCCTGCTCACCTACGGCCCGCAGACCTACTTCACCACGCACACCCGGGTCTGGGAGCTGGCCGCCGGCGCGCTGTGCGCCGTGGTGATGTCGCGCCGGTCCGGGCAGCCGCGCTGGGGCGGGGCGATGAGCTGGCTCGGCCTGGCCCTGACCGTGGGCGCGCTGTTCGTGGTGCGGCCGGAGACGATGTGGCCGGGCCCGCTGACCGCCGTGGTGGTGGCCGGCACGGTGCTGGTGCTGCGCTTCGGCGAGGCCCCGCGCGGCACCGGCCGGCTGCTGTCGGTGCGCCCACTGACCTGGCTGGGCGACATCTCCTACTCGCTCTACCTGTGGCACTGGCCGCTGGTGGTGTTCGCCGAGCGCGACGGCGTTCTCACCCTGGCCGAGGGGGCGGGCGTGGCCGTGGTCAGCGTGCTGCTGGCCGCCGTCACCTACGTGCTGGTGGAGCGCCCGGCCCGCACCGCCCGGTTCTGGCTGCCGACCCGCCTGGGCATCGCCGGCGGTCTCACCCTGGTGCTGGTCGCGGCCGGCTCGGGCAGCGCCCTGTCGCAGTCCCGCTCGATCACCGAGGCGAAGGACCCGGCCGGGGCGGCGGCGGTGCAGACCGTGCAGACCTCGGCCACCACGCTCTCGCCCCCGCCGGAGGAGGCCGAGGACGACTCGGGCGACATCTACCGGCGCGACTGCCCGTCCAACTACGAGGACACCTCGGTGCGCCCGTGCGTGTTCGACTACAGCACCGGTGCGGCCGATCCGGTCGTGGCGGTGGTCGGCGACTCCAAGGCCGGGCAGTGGGTGCCGGCCCTGGAGGAGATCGCGAAGCAGCACCACTGGAAGCTGATCTCGATCACCAAGGCGGGCTGCCCGTTCTCGGACATCACCCGGCTGGAGGGCAAGCCGCTCACCGAGTACACCGCCTGCGTCACCTGGAACCAGGCCGCCGTTCAGGAGCTGCGCACCCTGGCCCCCGACGTGCTGTTCACCACCCAGCTGGGCACCTACATCACCACGAAGAACGGTGAGCAGCTGGACGGCGAGGCGAACCGGGAGGAGGAGATCCGCGGCCTGAGCGCCCGGATCGACGAGGTGACCGCGGCGGGCATCCCGGTGGTGACCTTCGCCGAGACCCCGCACCTGCCGCAGTTCGCGCCGGACTGCGTCAGCCTGCACCTGAACGACCTGACCGCCTGTGCCGTCGACCGCGCCGAGGCCTTCGCGAACAGCGGCATCGTGAAGGAGGCCTCGGAGCGCAGCGACGTGCCGATGCTGGACCTGACCGACAGCATCTGCGCCCCCACGCAGTGTGCGGTGGTGATCGGCGACGTGCTGGCGTACCGCGACGACCACCATCTGACAGCCACTTTCGCCCGCACCCTGGCCCCGTTCGTGGAGCAGAGGCTCGGCGCGGCGCTGGAGTCCGAGCCGACGGTGCGCAGCGAGTTGCTGGACTGA
- a CDS encoding NADPH-dependent F420 reductase has protein sequence MTTIGLIGSGNIGSTVARLALAGGHDVVLSNSRGPETLAGLVADLGPRARAATAAEAARAGDLVVVTVPLKNYLDVPVEPLRGKVVIDTNNYYPDRDGHIDSLDQESTTTSELLQAHLPESHVVKAFNNIFFQHLATLARPAGDPERSALVIAGDDPAAKKTVTEFLDSIGYDTLDAGPLAEGWRFQRDTAAYVTPYVDPAEGFSGPAHPAAADTLKESLSRAERYRDM, from the coding sequence ATGACGACGATCGGACTCATCGGCAGCGGAAACATCGGCAGCACCGTCGCGCGCCTGGCCCTGGCCGGCGGCCACGACGTGGTGCTCAGCAACAGCCGGGGCCCCGAGACCCTGGCCGGTCTGGTGGCCGATCTCGGCCCGCGGGCCCGGGCCGCCACCGCGGCCGAGGCGGCCCGGGCCGGCGATCTGGTGGTGGTCACCGTGCCACTGAAGAACTATCTGGACGTGCCGGTCGAGCCGCTGCGTGGCAAGGTGGTGATCGATACGAACAACTACTACCCCGACCGTGACGGCCACATCGACTCGCTGGACCAGGAGTCCACCACCACCAGCGAGCTGTTGCAGGCCCACCTGCCGGAGTCGCACGTGGTCAAGGCATTCAACAACATCTTCTTCCAGCACCTGGCCACCCTGGCCCGGCCGGCCGGCGATCCGGAGCGCTCCGCGCTGGTGATCGCCGGTGACGACCCGGCGGCCAAGAAAACCGTCACCGAGTTCCTGGACTCGATCGGTTACGACACGCTCGACGCCGGGCCCCTCGCCGAGGGCTGGCGCTTCCAGCGTGACACCGCCGCCTACGTCACGCCCTACGTCGACCCGGCCGAGGGTTTCAGCGGCCCGGCGCACCCGGCCGCCGCCGACACGCTCAAGGAGTCGCTGTCCCGGGCCGAGCGCTACCGGGACATGTGA
- the thiM gene encoding hydroxyethylthiazole kinase — protein MTGFAVSTAGDLLTRVRERGPLVHCITNDVVVNFTANVLLALGAAPAMVDIPEESGVFAGVAGGLLINLGTPHAERRAAMEAAAPAAVEAGTPWVLDPVAIGALPVRTALAHRLRDLGPSVVRGNASEILALAGTGSGGRGVDATEGVDAATGAAVEIATKTGGVVAVSGAVDLITDGRRTVRIANGDALLTRVTGGGCALGAVMAAFAAVESDHFTATCAAVLVYTVAAEQAASFAGGPGSFAVAFLDALSAVTADDLARAARLS, from the coding sequence ATGACGGGTTTTGCCGTTTCCACCGCAGGCGATCTGCTGACCCGGGTCAGAGAACGTGGGCCGCTGGTCCACTGCATCACCAACGATGTCGTCGTCAATTTCACCGCCAACGTGCTGCTCGCCCTGGGCGCTGCCCCGGCGATGGTCGACATCCCCGAGGAATCAGGGGTTTTCGCCGGTGTGGCCGGTGGATTGCTGATCAACCTGGGCACCCCGCACGCGGAGCGCCGGGCGGCGATGGAGGCCGCGGCCCCGGCCGCGGTGGAGGCAGGAACCCCCTGGGTGCTCGACCCGGTCGCGATCGGTGCGCTGCCGGTGCGCACGGCGCTGGCCCACCGGCTGCGTGACCTCGGGCCCAGTGTGGTGCGGGGCAATGCCTCGGAGATCCTGGCCCTGGCCGGCACGGGCAGCGGCGGGCGCGGCGTCGACGCCACCGAGGGGGTGGACGCCGCCACCGGCGCGGCCGTCGAAATCGCCACCAAGACAGGCGGAGTCGTGGCGGTGTCGGGTGCGGTCGACCTGATCACCGACGGCCGGCGCACGGTGCGCATCGCGAACGGCGACGCCCTGCTGACCCGGGTCACGGGTGGCGGCTGCGCGCTCGGTGCGGTGATGGCCGCGTTCGCCGCCGTCGAGTCCGACCACTTCACGGCCACCTGCGCCGCGGTGCTGGTGTACACGGTGGCGGCCGAGCAGGCCGCGTCGTTCGCCGGTGGCCCGGGCTCGTTCGCCGTCGCGTTCCTCGACGCGCTGAGTGCCGTCACCGCCGACGACCTGGCCCGCGCCGCGCGGCTGTCATGA
- a CDS encoding thiamine phosphate synthase, with translation MSTPDLSLYLVTDTEAARRAGRDLPGLVADAARGGVTTVQVREKNQPAGVFLRTVTEVAQALPGHVTLLVNDRVDVFLAARSLGVRVHGVHLGQRDLPAACARDLIGPDAVLGLSAATTAQLSAAAASSARVDYVGVGVVRATATKPDAPAPLGIEGMLKRAGQSRLPAVAIGGITVDDTRALRAGMLRDEASRDGAPGDVAPREGRRAGGSLAGVAVVSGICGAADPVAAARAYRSAWQGAA, from the coding sequence ATGAGCACGCCCGACCTGAGCCTCTACCTGGTCACCGACACGGAGGCGGCCCGGCGCGCGGGGCGGGACCTGCCCGGGCTGGTGGCCGACGCGGCGCGGGGTGGCGTCACCACCGTGCAGGTGCGTGAGAAGAACCAGCCCGCCGGGGTTTTCCTGCGCACGGTGACCGAGGTGGCGCAGGCTCTGCCCGGCCACGTGACCCTGCTGGTGAACGACCGCGTCGACGTTTTCCTGGCCGCCCGCTCGCTCGGCGTGCGGGTGCACGGCGTGCACCTGGGCCAGCGCGACCTGCCCGCCGCCTGTGCCCGCGACCTGATCGGTCCGGACGCGGTGCTCGGCCTGAGCGCCGCCACCACGGCCCAGTTGTCCGCCGCCGCGGCGAGCTCGGCACGGGTCGACTACGTGGGCGTCGGCGTGGTGCGGGCGACCGCGACCAAGCCCGACGCCCCGGCCCCGCTGGGGATCGAGGGCATGCTGAAACGGGCTGGGCAGTCCCGGCTTCCGGCGGTGGCGATCGGCGGGATCACGGTGGACGACACGAGGGCCCTGCGCGCCGGCATGCTGCGTGACGAGGCCTCGCGTGACGGGGCTCCGGGCGATGTGGCTCCGCGCGAGGGGCGACGGGCCGGGGGATCGCTGGCCGGAGTGGCTGTGGTGAGCGGGATCTGCGGTGCCGCCGACCCGGTCGCGGCGGCGCGGGCCTACCGGAGCGCCTGGCAGGGTGCGGCGTGA
- the thiD gene encoding bifunctional hydroxymethylpyrimidine kinase/phosphomethylpyrimidine kinase, whose amino-acid sequence MKRPLPGAAGLAARVVPRVLSVAGTDPTGGAGIQADLKSIAANGGYGMAVVTALVAQNTRGVRSVHTPPVEFLREQLLSVSDDVQIDAVKVGMLGDAAVIAEVAGWLRRVRPPVVVIDPVMVATSGDRLLSPEAEQALHEVLPLAGLITPNVPELAVLAGSRPAGDWDEVVRQALEVSARWGVRVLAKGGHLDGGTVFDALVDASGAEPVRRLQAPRVPTTATHGTGCSLSSAVATWQVTTGDWLTSIDRAKSWLTESLRHGEELRVGQGHGPVSHFAGLWERGGLATSASGEWWQRIAQLRADTVTDPFLTGLADGTLGKDQFVGYLAQDTHYLDGYAAVLSRLARMADDPVEQAFWAGSAAACLTTETALHRAWGASSSPIDPIGPVTRAYLDHLETATDAGYEQGVAAVLPCYWMYADIGRQLGPSAAGNPYREWIDTYQDSLFGESARSARGIADRAAADAEPEVREQMWQAFEASAQLERRFFAAGSPA is encoded by the coding sequence GTGAAGCGGCCTCTGCCCGGAGCGGCGGGGCTCGCGGCCCGCGTCGTGCCCAGGGTCCTCTCCGTCGCCGGCACCGACCCGACCGGTGGGGCGGGCATCCAGGCCGACCTGAAAAGTATCGCCGCCAACGGTGGTTACGGCATGGCCGTGGTCACCGCGCTGGTGGCGCAGAACACCCGGGGCGTGCGCTCGGTGCACACGCCACCGGTGGAGTTCCTGCGCGAGCAACTGCTGTCGGTGAGCGACGACGTGCAGATCGACGCGGTCAAGGTCGGCATGCTCGGCGACGCCGCGGTGATCGCCGAGGTCGCGGGCTGGCTGCGCCGGGTGCGGCCGCCGGTGGTGGTGATCGACCCGGTGATGGTGGCCACCAGCGGCGACCGGCTGCTGTCGCCCGAGGCCGAGCAGGCCCTGCACGAGGTGCTGCCGCTGGCCGGTCTGATCACCCCGAACGTGCCGGAACTGGCCGTGCTGGCCGGTTCCCGGCCGGCCGGTGACTGGGACGAGGTGGTGCGGCAGGCCCTGGAGGTGTCCGCACGCTGGGGCGTGCGGGTGCTGGCCAAGGGCGGTCACCTCGACGGCGGAACGGTTTTCGACGCCCTGGTGGACGCCTCCGGGGCCGAGCCGGTGCGTCGTCTCCAGGCACCCCGCGTGCCCACCACGGCGACCCACGGCACCGGCTGCTCCCTCTCGTCCGCCGTGGCCACCTGGCAGGTGACCACCGGCGACTGGCTCACCAGTATCGACCGGGCCAAGAGCTGGCTCACCGAGAGTCTGCGCCACGGCGAGGAACTACGGGTCGGGCAGGGGCACGGCCCGGTCAGCCACTTCGCCGGGCTGTGGGAACGCGGCGGCCTGGCCACCAGCGCGAGCGGCGAGTGGTGGCAGCGGATCGCGCAGCTGCGCGCCGACACCGTCACCGACCCGTTCCTGACCGGCCTGGCCGACGGCACGCTCGGAAAAGACCAGTTCGTCGGCTATCTCGCGCAGGACACGCACTACCTGGACGGGTACGCCGCGGTGCTGTCACGCCTGGCGCGGATGGCGGACGACCCGGTGGAACAGGCGTTCTGGGCCGGCTCCGCCGCGGCCTGCCTGACCACCGAGACAGCGCTGCACCGGGCCTGGGGGGCCTCGTCGTCCCCGATCGACCCGATCGGTCCGGTCACCCGGGCCTACCTCGACCATCTGGAGACGGCGACCGACGCCGGCTACGAGCAGGGGGTGGCGGCCGTGCTGCCCTGCTACTGGATGTACGCCGACATCGGCCGTCAACTGGGTCCTTCCGCCGCCGGAAACCCCTACCGGGAGTGGATCGACACCTATCAGGACTCGCTCTTCGGCGAGTCCGCCCGCAGCGCGCGCGGGATTGCCGACCGCGCCGCTGCGGACGCGGAACCCGAGGTGCGCGAACAGATGTGGCAGGCCTTCGAGGCCTCGGCCCAGCTGGAACGGAGGTTCTTCGCCGCCGGGTCACCGGCATGA
- a CDS encoding aldo/keto reductase, translating into MEYTRLGHSGLRVSRIALGCMSFGQPSEPGAGWPLAEETAGPFFRQALDLGITFWDTANVYHNGTSEEIVGRALKKYARREDIVLATKVYFPVHDGPGGSGLSRKAILEQIDVSLSRLGVDYVDLYQIHRFDPNTPAEETMEALHDVVRAGKVRYLGASSMWAWQFAKLQHTAELGGWTRFVSMQNQYSLVQREEEREMFGLLADQGVGSIPWSPLAKGWLARPWNTRTSRTGTDELTQRYNTEPEHKPIVEAVEQVAAARGVPMAQVALAWLFRNPSVAAPIVGPSKPEHLADAAAATTLELTDEEVALLERPYTPRLPSGYA; encoded by the coding sequence ATGGAATACACCCGTCTTGGTCATTCCGGTCTCAGAGTCAGCCGAATCGCATTGGGGTGCATGAGTTTCGGGCAACCGTCGGAACCCGGTGCCGGATGGCCGCTGGCGGAGGAGACGGCCGGCCCATTCTTCCGGCAGGCCCTCGACCTCGGCATTACGTTCTGGGACACGGCGAACGTCTACCACAACGGCACGTCCGAGGAGATCGTCGGGCGGGCCCTGAAGAAGTATGCGCGGCGCGAAGACATCGTGCTGGCCACCAAGGTCTACTTCCCGGTGCACGACGGGCCGGGCGGTTCCGGGCTCTCGCGCAAGGCGATCCTGGAGCAGATCGACGTGTCGCTGAGCCGGCTCGGCGTGGACTACGTGGACCTTTACCAGATCCACCGTTTCGACCCGAACACCCCGGCCGAGGAGACGATGGAGGCCCTGCACGACGTGGTTCGGGCCGGCAAGGTGCGGTACCTGGGCGCCTCGTCGATGTGGGCCTGGCAGTTCGCCAAGCTCCAGCACACCGCCGAGCTGGGCGGCTGGACCAGGTTCGTGAGCATGCAGAACCAGTACAGCCTGGTGCAGCGCGAGGAGGAGCGGGAGATGTTCGGGCTGCTCGCCGACCAGGGCGTGGGCAGCATCCCGTGGAGTCCGCTGGCCAAGGGCTGGCTGGCCCGGCCGTGGAACACCCGCACCTCGCGCACCGGCACCGACGAGCTGACCCAGCGCTACAACACCGAGCCCGAGCACAAGCCGATCGTGGAGGCCGTGGAGCAGGTGGCCGCTGCGCGCGGGGTGCCGATGGCGCAGGTGGCCCTGGCCTGGCTGTTCCGCAACCCGTCGGTGGCCGCGCCGATCGTCGGGCCGTCGAAGCCCGAGCACCTGGCAGACGCCGCCGCGGCCACCACCCTGGAGCTCACCGACGAGGAGGTGGCCCTGCTGGAGCGGCCCTACACGCCGCGGCTGCCCAGCGGTTACGCCTGA
- a CDS encoding alpha/beta hydrolase: MGTAIWTEDVLGHGYQQHTFELGPDPDGEGEVAGVLVRREPRPGEEVRGVVLYLHGFSDYFFQTGLADFLAARGFAFYGLDLRKCGRARRPGQTAHYSRDLRQYDAELDRALALVGEERPGLPVTLVAHSTGGLIAPLYLHRRRAAGLTTPVAGLVLNSPWFDLQGKAVLRGPGTWLLRVLGLTAPTRVFRLPPSVYGGTLHVSGTGEWEFDLAMKPLEGFPVTAGWLDAVRRGHAQLHRGLDVGVPSLVLRSDKSHFSAEYSPASDRGDGVLDVRQIARWAGCLGSETTVTPIPDARHDVFLSLPEVREHAYQVTGDWLDRHSSVLQPVQA, translated from the coding sequence ATGGGTACGGCGATCTGGACCGAGGACGTTCTCGGGCACGGTTATCAGCAGCACACCTTCGAGCTCGGGCCCGACCCGGACGGGGAGGGAGAGGTGGCCGGGGTCCTGGTGCGCCGGGAGCCGCGCCCGGGCGAGGAGGTGCGCGGCGTGGTGCTGTATCTGCACGGGTTCTCGGACTACTTCTTCCAGACCGGCCTGGCCGACTTCCTCGCCGCCCGCGGCTTCGCCTTCTACGGGCTCGACCTGCGCAAGTGTGGGCGGGCCCGGCGACCGGGACAGACCGCGCACTACTCCCGTGACCTGCGGCAGTACGACGCCGAGCTGGACCGGGCCCTGGCGCTGGTCGGCGAGGAGCGGCCCGGCCTGCCGGTCACCCTGGTCGCGCACTCCACCGGCGGCCTGATCGCGCCGCTCTACCTGCACCGCCGGCGCGCGGCCGGGCTGACCACGCCGGTGGCCGGGCTGGTGCTGAACAGCCCGTGGTTCGACCTCCAGGGCAAGGCGGTGCTGCGGGGCCCGGGCACCTGGCTGCTGCGCGTGCTGGGTCTCACCGCCCCGACCCGGGTGTTCCGCCTGCCGCCCAGTGTCTACGGCGGCACGCTGCACGTCAGCGGCACCGGCGAGTGGGAGTTCGACCTGGCGATGAAGCCGCTGGAGGGGTTCCCCGTGACGGCGGGCTGGCTGGACGCGGTGCGCCGGGGACATGCCCAGCTGCACCGGGGCCTGGACGTCGGCGTGCCCTCGCTCGTGCTGCGCTCGGACAAGTCACACTTCTCGGCCGAGTACAGCCCGGCCAGCGACCGTGGCGACGGCGTGCTGGACGTGCGCCAGATCGCGCGCTGGGCGGGCTGTCTCGGCTCCGAGACCACGGTGACGCCGATTCCGGACGCCCGGCACGACGTGTTCCTGTCTCTGCCCGAGGTGCGGGAACACGCCTACCAGGTCACCGGGGACTGGCTGGACCGGCACAGCTCGGTGCTTCAGCCGGTTCAGGCGTAA
- a CDS encoding sensor histidine kinase, with translation MARAAHRAGWPRVLYEVVLTGCCALTSALLYAAYAPSQSLVTAALFALAGLLATLVVLPLRLLRPVTALVLGALLSLPTYGTGLPLIVLSAGAGYRARRPRAVVAGFAVVLVTSVLGAIGQAGGSMVFGGLLGVMLFCATAVFPAAVAATIAQRRLLVMTMHQRNLELHAERLLVAGQAQARERNRIAAELHDSLGHRLTLMSLYTGGLAQTLTGPGPSSSTVVAAPQTTQTMQTTEALSLLRDTSAQAMSELRQILRILHQDGPVEAAGRSLGEVEQTVAAARATGTEVELIHSGAPRPLSLLAEHAAFRVVQEGLTNALRHAGGAPVRIEIRYEEDALVVEVANRPGRPYQGASTGQGLHGLAERVRLAGGVLSQGFMDDEGFRLAALLPYDSEVPEPGDDSGQGDFPQQIRRSSRRQRIGLVAVVAAVLVCLAAGVGAFFAAGSPEPLQQNVFDSFRTGDDETRARELLPSAPLAVRTSPGGAYCQIFLADLYVQPESGGEVRYEVCFKDGVMESKQVLDPRAGDVE, from the coding sequence ATGGCGAGAGCGGCACACCGGGCCGGCTGGCCACGGGTGCTGTACGAGGTCGTCCTGACCGGATGCTGTGCCCTCACCAGCGCCTTGCTGTACGCGGCCTACGCCCCGTCGCAGAGCCTGGTGACGGCGGCCCTGTTCGCACTCGCCGGACTGCTCGCCACCCTGGTCGTGCTGCCCCTGCGCCTGCTGCGCCCGGTCACGGCCCTGGTGCTCGGCGCCCTGCTGTCGCTGCCCACCTACGGCACCGGCCTGCCACTGATCGTGCTCAGCGCCGGGGCCGGCTACCGGGCGCGCCGTCCCCGCGCCGTCGTCGCCGGGTTCGCCGTCGTGCTGGTGACGAGCGTGCTGGGGGCGATCGGCCAGGCCGGCGGAAGCATGGTGTTCGGCGGGCTGCTCGGCGTGATGCTGTTCTGCGCCACCGCGGTGTTCCCGGCCGCCGTGGCCGCGACGATCGCCCAGCGCCGGCTGCTGGTGATGACCATGCACCAGCGCAACCTGGAGCTGCACGCGGAGCGCCTGCTGGTGGCCGGGCAGGCCCAGGCCCGCGAGCGCAACCGGATCGCGGCCGAGCTGCACGACTCGCTGGGGCACCGGCTCACCCTGATGTCGCTCTACACCGGCGGGCTCGCGCAGACGCTGACCGGGCCCGGCCCCTCGTCGTCCACCGTTGTGGCAGCCCCGCAGACCACGCAAACCATGCAGACCACGGAGGCGCTGTCGCTGCTGCGTGACACGTCGGCCCAGGCGATGTCCGAACTGCGGCAGATCCTGCGGATCCTGCACCAGGACGGGCCGGTGGAGGCCGCCGGGCGCTCGCTCGGTGAGGTGGAGCAGACGGTGGCGGCGGCCCGCGCCACCGGCACCGAGGTGGAGCTGATCCACTCCGGTGCGCCCCGCCCGCTGAGCCTGCTGGCCGAGCACGCCGCCTTCCGGGTGGTGCAGGAGGGCCTGACCAACGCGCTGCGGCACGCCGGCGGTGCGCCGGTGCGGATCGAGATCCGTTACGAGGAAGACGCTCTCGTGGTGGAGGTGGCCAACCGGCCGGGGCGCCCCTACCAGGGGGCGAGCACCGGGCAGGGCCTGCACGGCCTGGCCGAGCGGGTGCGTCTGGCGGGTGGGGTTCTGTCGCAGGGGTTCATGGACGACGAGGGCTTCCGACTGGCCGCCCTTCTTCCGTATGATTCGGAAGTGCCTGAGCCCGGCGACGATTCGGGGCAGGGCGACTTCCCGCAGCAGATCCGGCGCAGCAGCCGGCGTCAGCGCATCGGGCTGGTGGCGGTGGTCGCCGCCGTGCTGGTCTGCCTGGCCGCCGGGGTCGGGGCGTTCTTCGCGGCCGGTTCGCCGGAGCCGTTGCAGCAGAACGTCTTCGACTCGTTCCGCACGGGTGACGACGAGACCCGCGCCCGGGAGCTCCTGCCCTCCGCCCCGCTGGCCGTGCGCACCAGCCCGGGCGGCGCCTACTGCCAGATCTTCCTGGCCGACCTGTACGTGCAGCCGGAGAGCGGTGGCGAGGTGCGGTACGAGGTGTGCTTCAAGGACGGCGTGATGGAGAGCAAGCAGGTGCTGGACCCGCGGGCGGGGGACGTGGAGTAG
- a CDS encoding Fic family protein: protein MARGYAVGYEERAWESDAATIGSSRRARMSARGPYRAAVPSSTARREFSLPAGVEAAAADALAEIVRFDGELSAVALGHDGEFAPLATVLLRTESASSSQIENVTAGAEALAMATLNERSGPNTALVAANVAAMQRAVEMAEDLTEQTVLAAHGALLKGHAYAQPGRFRDGQVWIGGTLSSPHTASFVPPHAERVTGAMADLMAFCRRTDIPVLTHVAIAHAQFETIHPFADGNGRIGRVLVHVMLKQAGATRRLTVPVSAGLLVDPPAYFAALTAYRDGDAAPIVERFTEAAFAAVANGRALHQALAEQYAAWEGRIGARRDAAVWRVLPHLIGQPAITVGYVQEQVRVSAPAAQNAVDQLLAAGVVVPATANRRNRVWLAEGVIRALDDFAGRAGRRG from the coding sequence ATGGCGCGGGGATATGCGGTCGGTTACGAGGAGCGCGCCTGGGAGTCCGATGCCGCGACGATCGGTTCGTCTCGCCGCGCCCGGATGTCGGCGCGTGGGCCCTACCGGGCCGCGGTGCCCTCGTCGACGGCACGACGGGAGTTCTCCCTTCCCGCCGGGGTGGAGGCGGCCGCAGCGGATGCTCTGGCCGAGATCGTCCGTTTCGACGGAGAGCTCTCGGCCGTTGCCCTGGGCCATGACGGTGAATTCGCGCCGTTGGCAACAGTGTTGCTGCGCACCGAGTCCGCCTCCTCCTCCCAGATCGAGAACGTGACCGCCGGGGCCGAGGCGTTGGCCATGGCGACGCTGAACGAGCGCAGCGGGCCGAACACCGCCCTGGTCGCGGCCAATGTCGCCGCCATGCAACGCGCGGTCGAGATGGCGGAGGATCTCACCGAGCAGACCGTTCTGGCAGCCCATGGCGCACTGCTGAAAGGCCACGCCTACGCCCAGCCCGGCCGGTTCCGCGACGGCCAGGTGTGGATCGGCGGCACGCTGTCGAGTCCGCACACGGCGTCCTTCGTGCCGCCCCATGCGGAGCGGGTGACCGGGGCGATGGCCGACCTGATGGCCTTCTGCCGGCGCACCGACATCCCGGTGCTGACCCACGTGGCCATCGCCCACGCGCAGTTCGAGACGATCCATCCCTTCGCCGACGGCAACGGCAGGATCGGCCGGGTGCTGGTGCACGTCATGCTGAAACAGGCGGGCGCCACCCGGCGCCTGACCGTTCCGGTGTCGGCGGGCCTGCTGGTCGACCCGCCGGCGTACTTCGCGGCCCTGACCGCCTACCGGGACGGTGATGCGGCGCCGATCGTCGAGCGCTTCACCGAGGCGGCCTTCGCCGCCGTGGCCAACGGCCGGGCTCTGCACCAGGCCCTGGCCGAGCAGTACGCGGCCTGGGAAGGGCGGATCGGGGCGCGGCGTGACGCGGCGGTCTGGAGAGTGCTGCCACATCTGATCGGGCAGCCGGCGATCACGGTCGGATACGTCCAGGAGCAGGTGCGGGTGTCGGCCCCGGCGGCCCAGAACGCCGTCGACCAGCTGCTCGCGGCGGGAGTGGTGGTGCCCGCCACGGCAAATCGGCGCAACCGGGTCTGGCTGGCCGAGGGCGTGATCCGGGCGCTCGACGACTTCGCCGGCAGAGCCGGCCGGCGTGGCTGA